A region from the Oceanidesulfovibrio marinus genome encodes:
- a CDS encoding GumC family protein codes for MTENESRNMSLRDVLNFVFKYQKRILWIFFSVFIVLAAVLFLMRPVYESTARIIIQIGRENVYTPMTSDSQQLFDFSVDQRINSKVELLTGVNSIERTIKALGVKNVYPDIESRPYVATRFFNFPLPSFSDETDMQKAIMLFKKNLDASRKDKTDFVEVAFNHPDPVIAQAALAKLVDIFIQEHVNLYQESERYKFLVSQVDSLRNDLEQSEANLKTFKSEHNIASLFQEKTILLELKATAEQKLLDTQSDISENQGRLDSLQSSGTAEFGQETDLNPISISEIRRMIAELRLREEQYLNDYTAKNPLVIGIRKEIRTAESLLHGEEQAYHDKAKLSIIHTLESLHTKEARLLAKHKDYDRQLQELVDRETALKDLERKVSINEDNYKLYVKKLEESRISKEMDEQGIINVSTVDPPTLPIKAVKPKIGMGLGIAALVGVLIAMLVSLYSEYFSHTMNSAEEVHRWTGLDVVAILPDAEESSEKKRRISQGELA; via the coding sequence ATGACAGAGAACGAAAGCCGGAACATGTCGCTGCGCGACGTCCTGAACTTCGTCTTCAAGTACCAGAAACGCATTCTCTGGATATTCTTCTCCGTGTTCATCGTGCTGGCGGCCGTCCTCTTCCTGATGCGGCCAGTCTACGAGTCCACGGCGCGGATCATCATCCAGATAGGCCGCGAAAACGTCTACACGCCCATGACGTCCGACTCGCAGCAGCTCTTCGACTTCTCCGTGGACCAGCGCATCAACTCCAAGGTCGAGCTGCTCACCGGCGTTAACTCCATCGAACGGACCATCAAGGCCCTCGGCGTGAAAAACGTCTACCCGGACATCGAATCCCGGCCGTACGTCGCCACGCGGTTCTTCAACTTTCCGCTGCCGTCATTCTCCGATGAGACGGACATGCAGAAGGCCATCATGCTGTTCAAGAAGAACCTGGACGCCTCGCGCAAGGACAAGACCGACTTCGTGGAGGTGGCATTCAACCATCCGGACCCGGTCATTGCCCAGGCCGCCCTGGCCAAGCTCGTGGACATCTTCATCCAGGAGCACGTGAACCTCTACCAGGAGTCAGAGCGCTACAAGTTCCTGGTGAGCCAGGTGGACTCGCTACGCAACGACCTGGAGCAGTCCGAGGCCAATCTCAAAACGTTCAAGTCGGAGCACAACATCGCCTCCCTGTTCCAGGAAAAGACTATCCTGCTGGAGCTCAAGGCCACGGCCGAGCAGAAGCTGTTGGATACCCAGAGCGACATCAGCGAGAACCAGGGCCGGCTCGATTCCCTGCAATCCTCCGGCACGGCAGAGTTCGGCCAGGAGACCGACCTCAACCCCATCTCCATCAGCGAGATTCGCAGGATGATCGCGGAGCTGCGCCTGCGCGAGGAGCAGTACCTCAACGATTACACGGCCAAGAACCCCCTGGTGATAGGCATCCGCAAGGAGATCCGCACCGCCGAGTCGCTGCTGCACGGCGAGGAGCAGGCCTACCACGACAAGGCCAAGCTCAGCATCATCCACACCCTGGAGTCTCTGCATACCAAGGAGGCGCGGCTGCTGGCCAAGCACAAGGACTACGACAGGCAGCTGCAGGAGCTCGTGGACCGGGAGACCGCACTCAAGGACCTGGAACGCAAGGTCAGCATCAACGAGGACAACTACAAGCTGTACGTGAAGAAGCTGGAGGAATCGCGCATCTCCAAGGAGATGGACGAGCAGGGCATCATCAACGTCAGCACCGTTGATCCGCCTACCCTGCCCATCAAGGCGGTCAAGCCCAAGATCGGCATGGGCCTGGGCATCGCCGCCCTTGTGGGCGTGCTCATCGCCATGCTCGTCTCCCTGTACAGCGAATACTTCTCGCACACGATGAACTCCGCGGAAGAAGTGCATCGCTGGACCGGGCTGGATGTCGTCGCAATCCTGCCGGATGCCGAAGAATCCTCTGAAAAGAAAAGACGAATCTCGCAGGGAGAACTGGCGTGA
- a CDS encoding TRAP transporter small permease subunit, translating into MRRILAIVEGLSKAGALLSVLAMSAIVLLILVEIFVRAVFDSSTQVASEYSGYLMVALCLLGFAYTFHEKAFIRIGLLLPRLSKAWNRRFEIVAGLFGLAITGYALTYAVSMTYESWALGMQADTMAETPFWIPQLAVPLGLALLCLQLAAFVADRLLKRDDS; encoded by the coding sequence ATGCGTCGCATACTTGCAATTGTGGAGGGCCTCTCGAAAGCAGGGGCCCTCCTTTCTGTCCTGGCCATGTCGGCCATTGTGCTGCTCATTCTGGTTGAGATCTTCGTGCGGGCCGTCTTCGACTCCTCCACCCAGGTCGCCAGCGAGTACTCCGGCTATCTGATGGTGGCGCTGTGCCTGCTCGGTTTCGCGTACACCTTCCACGAGAAGGCCTTTATCCGCATCGGGCTGCTGCTGCCGCGGCTCTCCAAGGCGTGGAACAGGCGGTTCGAGATCGTGGCCGGGCTCTTCGGCCTGGCCATCACCGGCTACGCCCTGACCTACGCCGTCTCCATGACCTACGAGTCCTGGGCGCTGGGCATGCAGGCCGACACCATGGCCGAGACCCCGTTCTGGATTCCGCAGCTCGCGGTGCCGCTGGGCCTGGCCCTGCTCTGCCTCCAGCTTGCGGCCTTTGTGGCCGACCGCCTCTTGAAACGGGACGACTCATGA
- a CDS encoding sugar transferase yields MAKEDQRITPEVRNVIIETLFNKPTPYWKLAMDRVGSSIALVVFSPLLLAIAVAIKLDSPGPVFFLQKRAGLGGQPFTLYKFRSMRTDAEAMKATLMHLNERNGPAFKMTDDPRVTRLGRILRKYSLDELPQFYNVFRGDMSLVGPRPLPVTEDAGMCTWHCMRRDLKPGITCLWQISAREDEDFDGWVRLDIQYLRNVNFWLDLRILLFTIPAVLSGKGAK; encoded by the coding sequence ATGGCGAAAGAAGACCAACGCATCACACCTGAAGTGCGCAACGTCATCATCGAGACGTTGTTCAACAAGCCGACGCCCTACTGGAAGCTCGCCATGGATCGCGTAGGCTCGTCCATCGCCCTGGTTGTTTTTTCCCCGCTGCTGCTGGCCATCGCCGTTGCCATCAAGCTCGATTCGCCGGGGCCGGTGTTCTTCCTGCAGAAGCGCGCCGGGCTGGGCGGCCAGCCATTCACCCTGTACAAGTTCCGCTCCATGCGGACAGACGCCGAAGCGATGAAGGCTACGCTGATGCACCTCAACGAGCGCAACGGCCCGGCCTTCAAGATGACCGACGACCCCCGCGTGACGCGGCTGGGGCGGATTCTGCGCAAGTACAGCCTGGACGAGCTGCCGCAGTTCTACAACGTGTTTCGCGGCGACATGAGCCTGGTGGGGCCGCGGCCACTGCCCGTGACCGAAGACGCCGGCATGTGCACGTGGCACTGCATGCGGCGGGACCTCAAGCCCGGCATCACCTGCCTGTGGCAGATCTCCGCCCGGGAGGACGAGGACTTCGACGGTTGGGTGCGCCTGGACATTCAGTACCTGCGTAATGTCAACTTCTGGCTGGACCTCAGGATTCTGCTGTTTACCATTCCTGCGGTGTTGTCCGGCAAAGGCGCCAAGTAG
- a CDS encoding polysaccharide deacetylase family protein: MPTVILMYHRLSREQAQPYAVPVPAFTRHMRMLAASGASVVSLDAASGMTKAARRSRHLQVCLTFDDGCEDFYTLAAPILSDHGFTAAVFMTTAFIGKTAPFDGADTTFLSRSMLQELHAAGFAIQSHTATHQDLTTLSPDALMQEMSGSRSMLEDILGAPVHHVAYPYGRYNESVVQAAAGAGYRYGYCAGHCPSGPYTTARMAVHGGDSPLAFSLKMKGIAGSLRSLKCTLRDRVFREPAS; the protein is encoded by the coding sequence ATGCCGACCGTTATTCTCATGTACCACCGCCTCTCACGCGAGCAGGCGCAGCCCTATGCCGTGCCTGTGCCGGCATTCACGCGGCACATGCGCATGCTGGCCGCAAGCGGCGCCTCTGTGGTCTCCCTGGATGCGGCATCCGGCATGACAAAGGCTGCGCGTCGTTCCAGGCATCTGCAGGTCTGCCTCACTTTTGACGACGGTTGCGAGGACTTCTACACTCTCGCCGCACCCATTCTTTCCGACCACGGCTTCACCGCCGCCGTGTTCATGACCACCGCCTTCATCGGCAAGACAGCGCCCTTTGACGGCGCGGACACGACGTTTCTTTCCCGGTCCATGCTGCAGGAGCTGCACGCCGCCGGGTTCGCCATCCAGAGCCACACGGCCACGCACCAGGACCTCACCACTCTTTCCCCGGACGCCCTGATGCAGGAGATGTCCGGCTCCCGCAGCATGCTGGAGGACATTCTCGGCGCGCCGGTCCACCACGTGGCCTATCCATACGGCCGATACAACGAAAGCGTGGTCCAAGCCGCAGCAGGCGCCGGATACCGCTATGGATACTGCGCCGGCCACTGCCCCTCAGGCCCATACACCACGGCGCGCATGGCCGTGCACGGCGGCGATTCCCCACTGGCCTTCTCCCTCAAGATGAAGGGCATTGCCGGATCGTTGCGCAGCCTTAAATGCACGCTCCGCGACCGCGTCTTCCGGGAGCCGGCCTCATGA
- a CDS encoding polysaccharide biosynthesis/export family protein, with the protein MRILLFLLAALLAAGCGHTGPSFSDTVIHPAPSQEAFIPASYTLGPGDVVEVLYHSNPRQMVTRYVIGLGDTLRIEFYKHPDMNRDVAVRPDGFISLPLVGEVQAYGKTPSDLRQALTKAYSEYLRRPDITVIVADFDAKLDELKEAVTNAARGQARLVTLRPDGAITLPYIGDVQAAGLTMPQLNANVEEKYQTLVGGGLGITIDLNDAQSNVVYVMGEVNRPGFYQLRGPTTVTQAVAMAGGFADTAYTDEVVLVTRGAQRQPMGRVIDMDDIIGTGNIDRDVMLKQYDIVFVPMSPMAKAGLFGRRLWELIPARFSGTVGYQVFSNLTPTD; encoded by the coding sequence ATGCGTATTCTCCTCTTCCTCCTCGCCGCGCTGCTGGCTGCCGGATGTGGGCACACCGGTCCATCCTTCAGCGACACCGTGATTCATCCGGCTCCGTCGCAGGAAGCATTCATTCCGGCCAGCTACACCCTGGGACCCGGCGACGTCGTCGAGGTTCTCTACCACTCGAACCCGAGGCAGATGGTCACCCGATACGTCATCGGCCTGGGTGACACCCTGCGCATCGAGTTCTACAAGCACCCGGACATGAACCGGGACGTGGCCGTGCGGCCGGACGGCTTCATCTCCCTGCCCCTGGTGGGCGAGGTGCAGGCCTACGGCAAAACGCCCTCCGACCTTCGCCAGGCCCTGACCAAAGCCTACAGCGAGTACCTCAGGCGGCCCGACATCACCGTCATCGTGGCCGACTTCGACGCCAAGCTCGACGAGCTCAAGGAGGCCGTGACCAACGCCGCGCGGGGACAGGCCAGGCTCGTCACCCTGCGGCCCGACGGCGCCATCACCCTGCCCTACATCGGCGATGTCCAGGCGGCCGGGCTCACCATGCCGCAGCTCAACGCGAATGTGGAAGAGAAGTACCAGACGCTGGTCGGCGGCGGGCTGGGCATCACCATCGACCTGAACGACGCCCAGTCCAACGTGGTCTACGTGATGGGCGAGGTGAACCGCCCCGGCTTCTACCAGCTCAGGGGCCCCACCACGGTCACCCAGGCTGTGGCCATGGCCGGCGGCTTTGCCGACACGGCCTACACCGACGAGGTCGTACTGGTCACCAGAGGCGCGCAGAGGCAGCCCATGGGACGGGTCATCGACATGGACGACATCATCGGCACAGGCAACATCGACAGGGACGTCATGCTGAAACAGTACGACATCGTCTTCGTTCCCATGTCGCCCATGGCCAAGGCCGGCCTGTTCGGCCGCCGTCTCTGGGAGCTGATCCCGGCCAGATTCTCCGGAACCGTGGGCTATCAGGTCTTCTCGAATCTCACTCCGACGGATTGA
- a CDS encoding CpsD/CapB family tyrosine-protein kinase has product MNTHSTQSEVSRMPLVFSKKNGVTEQLHRLRRSIAQHQTDSEHATPTVGICSSTPREGATTTLLNLAAQAVSLGERVLLIDANLRTPRLHAMFNLKPAPGFTDLVLSRASHDKVVQRTGKEKLMLVSCGSVVQNTESLLNFPGLPMLIGEFRRIADLVLVDLPPVNPSIEAGLVGQALDQVYLVIQAEKSRWEVVSNAKEQLNSYSVNLCGAVLNRRRHYIPEWLYNKL; this is encoded by the coding sequence GTGAACACTCACAGCACGCAGTCCGAAGTGTCCCGGATGCCCCTGGTTTTTTCCAAAAAAAACGGCGTGACAGAACAGCTGCACCGCCTGCGCCGCTCCATAGCCCAGCACCAGACGGATAGCGAGCACGCCACGCCCACAGTGGGAATCTGCAGTTCCACTCCACGCGAAGGCGCCACCACCACGCTGCTCAACCTGGCCGCGCAGGCCGTGAGCCTGGGCGAACGCGTTCTGCTGATCGACGCCAACCTCAGAACGCCGCGCCTGCACGCCATGTTCAATCTCAAGCCGGCCCCCGGCTTCACGGACCTGGTCCTCTCCCGCGCCAGCCACGACAAGGTGGTGCAGCGCACCGGCAAGGAAAAGCTCATGCTCGTCTCCTGCGGCAGCGTTGTGCAGAACACCGAAAGCCTGCTGAACTTCCCGGGCCTGCCCATGCTCATCGGCGAGTTCCGCAGGATCGCAGACCTGGTGCTCGTGGATCTGCCGCCGGTCAATCCGTCCATCGAGGCCGGTCTTGTGGGCCAGGCGCTGGATCAGGTCTACCTGGTCATCCAGGCCGAGAAGTCGCGCTGGGAGGTCGTCTCCAACGCCAAGGAACAGCTCAACAGCTACTCCGTCAACCTGTGCGGCGCCGTGCTCAACCGCCGCCGCCATTACATACCGGAATGGCTCTACAACAAGCTGTGA
- a CDS encoding lipopolysaccharide biosynthesis protein has translation MTAAISESMRLARFKRLTSGESKGLHGGLLVLLDQGIVSGLSFLTGVLVARSSSKAEFGLYTLCLTILFMAQNVQQSLVSTPYTVFSPRRSQAERLFFTGSLVLMQLVLGAVLIALAYSVGGFLTGFEEYANLGPVLLCLCLALEFCLFKEFARQVNFSHGWNGHALRLDAVVFVLQCGVVGWLFLSGGLNPQRVFLAMGGACAAAVAYWLYGLRGRVCISRAHLRTDLNTIFSFGVWPFLAGITLLATNQSYPWFLTSFHGAQATGELAAVLGIINIINPLMLGIGNYLGPSIMRQYSEGGASALHRFVVKTTILLIACMAVFCVAMALLGGQLAAFVYGPGYAGVGPVIGLMSLGVAADVASFGFRGGIMALEQPRRLLHINLVQLALCVGLAFALIPPYGKIGVGLTMALCNAAALGLRILAYRHAFSQRGRT, from the coding sequence ATGACGGCAGCCATCTCGGAGTCCATGCGCCTGGCTCGCTTCAAAAGGCTGACCTCCGGCGAATCCAAAGGGCTGCACGGCGGCCTGCTGGTGCTTCTGGACCAGGGCATTGTCAGCGGCCTCAGCTTCCTCACCGGCGTGCTCGTGGCGCGCTCCTCCTCCAAGGCGGAGTTCGGGCTCTACACCCTGTGCCTCACCATCCTGTTCATGGCCCAAAACGTTCAACAGTCCCTTGTCTCCACGCCGTACACCGTGTTCAGCCCGCGCAGGAGCCAGGCGGAACGGCTCTTCTTCACGGGCTCCCTGGTGCTGATGCAGCTCGTGCTCGGCGCCGTGCTCATCGCCCTGGCCTACTCGGTCGGCGGCTTTCTGACCGGTTTCGAGGAGTACGCCAACCTCGGTCCCGTGCTCCTGTGCCTCTGCCTGGCGCTGGAGTTCTGCCTGTTCAAGGAGTTTGCGCGACAGGTGAACTTCAGCCACGGCTGGAACGGCCACGCGCTCCGGCTGGACGCCGTCGTCTTCGTGCTGCAGTGCGGTGTTGTGGGCTGGCTGTTCCTCTCGGGCGGGCTGAACCCGCAGCGTGTTTTCCTGGCCATGGGCGGGGCCTGCGCCGCAGCCGTGGCCTATTGGCTCTATGGCCTGCGCGGGCGGGTATGCATCTCCCGCGCGCATCTCCGCACGGATCTGAACACCATTTTCTCCTTCGGGGTCTGGCCGTTCCTGGCCGGCATCACGCTTCTGGCCACCAACCAGAGCTACCCCTGGTTCCTCACCAGCTTCCACGGCGCACAGGCCACGGGCGAGCTCGCCGCCGTGCTCGGCATCATCAACATCATCAACCCCCTCATGCTGGGCATCGGCAACTACCTGGGCCCCAGCATCATGCGGCAATACTCCGAGGGTGGCGCGTCGGCGCTGCACAGATTCGTCGTCAAGACCACGATTCTGCTCATCGCCTGCATGGCCGTGTTCTGCGTGGCCATGGCCCTGCTGGGCGGACAGCTCGCCGCGTTTGTCTACGGCCCCGGGTACGCCGGCGTCGGCCCGGTCATCGGCCTCATGTCCCTGGGCGTGGCGGCTGACGTGGCCTCGTTCGGCTTCCGCGGCGGCATCATGGCCCTGGAGCAGCCCAGGCGCCTTCTGCATATCAACCTGGTCCAGCTTGCGCTCTGCGTGGGGCTGGCCTTTGCGCTCATCCCACCCTACGGCAAAATAGGCGTGGGGCTGACCATGGCGCTTTGCAACGCGGCGGCGCTGGGCCTGCGCATCCTCGCCTACCGCCACGCCTTCAGCCAGCGAGGACGCACGTGA
- a CDS encoding (2Fe-2S)-binding protein, with protein sequence MKERIEFTLNGARRTLLVDDSRPLLWVLRTDLGLTGTKYGCGIGLCGSCTVLVDNQAVRSCQTSMAEVAGKNVTTIEGLAKNGALHPVQQAFMEHDALQCGYCTPGMILQAVALLHANPEPSREEIIDAMEGNLCRCGAHVRIVDAIRAASKMEGGAAT encoded by the coding sequence ATGAAGGAACGAATCGAGTTCACCCTCAACGGCGCGCGGCGCACCCTGCTTGTGGATGACAGCCGGCCATTGCTGTGGGTCCTGCGTACCGATCTCGGCCTGACCGGCACCAAGTACGGTTGCGGTATCGGGCTGTGCGGTTCGTGCACCGTGCTTGTGGACAACCAGGCCGTGCGCTCCTGCCAGACCTCCATGGCCGAGGTTGCGGGCAAGAACGTGACGACCATCGAGGGCCTTGCCAAAAACGGGGCGCTCCATCCGGTGCAGCAGGCCTTCATGGAGCACGACGCCCTGCAATGCGGCTACTGCACGCCGGGCATGATCCTCCAGGCCGTGGCGTTGCTGCACGCCAACCCCGAGCCTTCCAGGGAAGAGATCATCGACGCCATGGAAGGCAACCTCTGCCGCTGCGGCGCGCATGTAAGGATCGTGGACGCGATCCGCGCTGCCTCGAAAATGGAAGGAGGCGCCGCCACATGA
- a CDS encoding TRAP transporter large permease, whose translation MIHDPLILSLVLLVVMFALLLAGLWIGFSLLATGIAGMLLFAVRLPPTISIWDKIGDLLANSVWNSLNSWALTALPLFVLMGEILFRTAISTKLLTGLVPWLTRIPGRLYHINVVACSLFAAVSGSSAATTATVGKITLSELSDRGYDKRLSIGSLAGAGTLGFLIPPSLIMIIYGILSDTSIGKLFIAGVLPGLTLAAMYSGWIIIQSLLHPEYLPPIEEKIDWGHRLRSLKDLAPVFALIAAVLGGIYMGVTTPTEAAAIGVLGSLILALAFRNLTWTNLKEALFAAVRTSCMICFIIMGAAFLSQVVGFIGIARAVSVFIANLGLSPYMLIFVLGLMYLFLGMILDGISIVVMTLPIVLPIVIQAGFDPLWFGIFVVIMVELSQITPPVGFSIFVIQHISRENTPAILKATFPFFIIMLLMTILLCMFPELVFYLPKQMVG comes from the coding sequence ATGATTCACGACCCGCTCATTCTCTCCCTCGTCCTGCTGGTGGTCATGTTCGCCCTGCTTCTGGCCGGGCTGTGGATCGGCTTTTCCCTTCTGGCGACGGGCATTGCGGGCATGCTGCTCTTTGCGGTGCGGCTGCCCCCCACCATCTCCATCTGGGACAAGATCGGCGATCTTCTGGCCAACTCGGTCTGGAACTCGCTCAACTCCTGGGCGCTCACGGCCTTGCCATTGTTCGTGCTCATGGGCGAAATCCTCTTCCGCACGGCCATCAGCACCAAACTGCTCACCGGTCTGGTGCCGTGGCTCACGCGGATTCCGGGCCGGCTCTACCACATCAACGTCGTGGCCTGCTCGCTGTTCGCGGCGGTCTCGGGCTCCAGCGCGGCCACCACGGCCACGGTGGGCAAGATCACCCTGTCCGAGCTCTCGGACCGCGGCTACGACAAGCGGCTCTCCATCGGCTCCCTGGCCGGAGCCGGCACGCTGGGCTTCCTCATCCCACCCAGCCTGATCATGATCATCTACGGCATCCTGTCGGACACCTCCATCGGCAAGCTCTTCATCGCCGGGGTGCTGCCGGGTCTGACGCTGGCCGCCATGTACTCGGGCTGGATCATCATCCAATCGCTGCTGCACCCGGAGTACCTGCCGCCCATCGAAGAGAAGATCGACTGGGGCCACCGTCTGCGCTCGCTCAAGGATCTGGCGCCGGTCTTTGCGCTCATCGCCGCCGTGCTGGGCGGCATCTACATGGGCGTGACCACCCCCACGGAGGCGGCGGCCATCGGCGTGCTGGGCTCGCTCATCCTGGCGCTGGCCTTCCGCAACCTCACCTGGACGAACCTCAAGGAAGCGCTGTTCGCTGCCGTGCGCACCAGCTGCATGATCTGCTTCATAATCATGGGCGCGGCCTTCCTCTCCCAGGTAGTGGGCTTCATCGGCATTGCCCGCGCGGTCAGCGTGTTCATCGCCAACCTGGGCCTTTCGCCCTACATGCTCATCTTCGTACTGGGGCTCATGTACCTCTTCCTGGGCATGATCCTGGACGGCATCTCCATCGTGGTCATGACCCTGCCCATCGTGCTGCCCATCGTGATCCAGGCCGGGTTCGACCCGCTCTGGTTCGGCATCTTCGTGGTCATCATGGTGGAACTCTCGCAGATCACCCCGCCCGTGGGCTTCTCCATCTTCGTCATCCAGCACATCTCCAGGGAGAACACGCCGGCCATTCTCAAGGCCACGTTCCCCTTCTTCATTATCATGCTGCTGATGACCATCCTCCTCTGCATGTTCCCAGAGCTGGTCTTCTACCTGCCCAAGCAGATGGTGGGCTGA
- a CDS encoding glycine betaine ABC transporter substrate-binding protein, with product MALVLACATPGMAADKPEVKLAYVEWDCAAASTNLVKAVLQEKMGYDVEILPVTAAAMWMAVGTGDVDGQVTAWLPVTHADYLKEVQGKVEDLGPIVGGAKLGWAVPSYVEVDSIADLNDNADKFDGKIIGIDPGAGLMRLSEKAMKEYNLDKFELMEGSGSTMTAALANAIKNKEWVVVTAWSPHWMFGRWDLKYLDDPKGVLGEEEQIHTIVRNGLNDDMPEVYAMLDNFHYESPDQLQTLMAWNQEDGADRYENAKRFMKEYPELVESWLPKN from the coding sequence ATGGCTCTGGTACTGGCATGCGCTACGCCCGGCATGGCGGCAGATAAGCCCGAGGTGAAGCTCGCCTACGTGGAGTGGGACTGCGCCGCGGCCAGCACCAACCTCGTGAAGGCGGTGCTGCAGGAGAAGATGGGCTACGACGTGGAGATTCTGCCTGTGACCGCCGCCGCCATGTGGATGGCCGTGGGCACCGGTGACGTGGACGGCCAGGTCACCGCGTGGCTGCCCGTGACCCATGCCGACTACCTCAAAGAGGTGCAGGGCAAGGTCGAGGACCTCGGCCCCATCGTGGGCGGCGCCAAGCTCGGTTGGGCTGTGCCGTCGTACGTTGAGGTGGACTCCATCGCCGACCTCAACGACAACGCCGACAAGTTCGACGGCAAGATCATCGGCATCGACCCCGGCGCGGGCCTGATGCGCCTGTCCGAAAAGGCCATGAAGGAGTACAACCTCGATAAGTTCGAGCTGATGGAAGGTTCCGGCTCCACCATGACCGCGGCCCTGGCCAACGCCATCAAGAACAAGGAGTGGGTCGTGGTCACCGCGTGGTCGCCGCACTGGATGTTCGGCCGCTGGGACCTCAAGTACCTGGACGACCCCAAGGGCGTGCTGGGCGAGGAAGAGCAGATCCACACCATCGTGCGCAATGGCTTGAATGACGACATGCCCGAGGTCTACGCCATGCTGGACAACTTCCACTACGAGAGCCCGGACCAGCTCCAGACCCTGATGGCCTGGAACCAGGAAGACGGGGCCGACCGCTACGAGAACGCCAAGCGGTTCATGAAGGAGTACCCGGAGCTGGTGGAGTCCTGGCTGCCCAAGAACTAA
- a CDS encoding TRAP transporter substrate-binding protein, with product MFKRFLLALAFVVLAAPAAVADTIAMDCNAIYPASNFHTIGAQNFAEKVKEYTDGSVDITVHPGGSLGFKGPELLKAVKDGTLPMSDILMGVVSGSDEIFGLTTMPLLVNSYEQAMQFYQTAKPYYEKACARWNQKLLYAAPWPRSGLYTKKPVEKLADIAGLKIRTYDKNGADFLQRAGASPQSLPWGEVYTALSTGLIDSVLTSATSGKDGKFWEVLDYFTKLNYSYPLNMLTINMDYWNALSPEQQEAMEKAAAEVEDAQWNASKKSVEDSIAALKENGMTINEMTPELAASLKKIAVEMRDEMKEDNGPDFKAVLDEFSEDVN from the coding sequence ATGTTCAAACGCTTTCTACTCGCACTCGCCTTCGTGGTGCTGGCCGCACCGGCCGCCGTGGCGGACACCATCGCCATGGACTGCAACGCCATCTACCCTGCGTCCAACTTCCACACCATCGGCGCCCAGAACTTCGCCGAGAAGGTCAAGGAGTACACGGACGGTTCGGTGGACATCACGGTGCATCCCGGCGGCAGCCTCGGCTTCAAGGGTCCGGAGCTGCTCAAGGCGGTCAAGGACGGCACCCTGCCCATGAGCGACATCCTCATGGGCGTGGTCTCGGGCAGCGACGAGATTTTCGGCCTGACCACCATGCCCCTGCTGGTGAACTCCTATGAGCAGGCCATGCAGTTCTACCAGACGGCCAAGCCCTACTACGAGAAGGCCTGTGCACGCTGGAACCAGAAGCTGCTCTACGCCGCCCCCTGGCCCCGCAGTGGCCTGTACACCAAGAAGCCCGTGGAGAAGCTGGCAGACATCGCCGGCCTCAAGATCCGCACCTACGACAAGAACGGCGCCGATTTCCTGCAGCGCGCCGGCGCCAGCCCGCAGTCCCTGCCCTGGGGCGAGGTCTACACCGCCCTGTCCACCGGCCTCATCGACTCCGTGCTGACCAGCGCCACCTCCGGCAAGGACGGCAAGTTCTGGGAAGTGCTCGATTACTTTACCAAGCTCAACTACTCGTATCCGCTGAACATGCTGACCATCAACATGGACTACTGGAACGCCCTCTCTCCGGAGCAGCAGGAAGCCATGGAGAAGGCCGCGGCCGAGGTTGAGGACGCCCAGTGGAACGCCTCCAAGAAGAGCGTCGAAGACTCCATCGCCGCGCTCAAGGAGAACGGCATGACGATCAACGAGATGACCCCCGAGCTGGCCGCATCGCTCAAGAAGATCGCCGTGGAGATGCGCGACGAGATGAAGGAAGATAACGGCCCCGACTTCAAGGCCGTGCTCGACGAATTCAGCGAAGACGTCAACTAA